In Numenius arquata chromosome 20, bNumArq3.hap1.1, whole genome shotgun sequence, the following proteins share a genomic window:
- the DRAXIN gene encoding draxin: MATSATFFSAFLFLCLLVLSDISPADSLDPGTKLKNVPENNNHLQNQEMWLQQPRSGHHHKHGLAKKERVHAMSPRGQPAGEEALRMGSGAPAAEELAAEGQPAALKQNKDVFLGFEFPHPERENQSPGSERGKKQNREHRRHSRRDRLKHHRGKTPEAGPSSLYKKPESFEEQFQNLQAEEATSLTPTMLLITALELAISTEEPPVLPATSPRSQARLRQDGDVMPTLDMALFDWTDYEDLKPEMWPSAKKKEKRRSKSPNSGNETVTAEGEPCDHHLDCLPGSCCDLREHLCKPHNRGLNNKCYDDCMCTEGLRCYAKFHRNRRVTRRKGRCVEPESANGEQGSFINV; the protein is encoded by the exons ATGGCAACTTCTGCCAccttcttctctgccttcctttTCCTGTGCCTGCTGGTTCTTTCTGACATCAGCCCTGCAGACTCCCTGGACCCTGGCACAAAGCTCAAAAATGTCCCAGAGAACAACAACCATCTTCAAAACCAAGAGAtgtggctgcagcagcccagAAGTGGGCACCACCACAAACATGGCTTGGCCAAGAAGGAGAGGGTCCATGCCATGTCTCCTAGAGGGCAGCCGGCTGGGGAAGAGGCCCTCAGAATGGGAAGCGGAGCTCCAGCTGCAGAAGAGCTGGCAGCAGAGGGACAGCCAGCAGCCCTGAAACAGAATAAGGATGTGTTCCTGGGGTTTGAATTCCCACATCCTGAGAGGGAGAACCAGTCCCCTGGGTctgagagaggaaagaagcagaACCGAGAGCATCGGCGACACAGCCGCAGGGACAGGCTGAAACACCACAGAG GGAAGACTCCTGAGGCTGGGCCAAGCTCCCTGTACAAGAAACCTGAAAGCTTTGAAGAACAGTTTCAAAACCTTCAGGCAGAGGAAGCTACAAGTCTGACTCCCACCATGCTTCTCATCACTGCACTGGAACTAGCCATTTCCACAGAAGAGCCTCCTGTTCTTCCAGCCACATCACCACGTTCACAG GCCCGCCTCAGGCAAGATGGGGATGTGATGCCCACCCTAGATATGGCACTCTTTGACTGGACAGATTATGAGGATCTCAAACCAGAAATGTGGCCATCTGCTAAAAAGAAAG aGAAACGCCGCAGTAAGAGCCCCAACAGTGGAAATGAAACCGTGACGGCTGAAGGAGAGCCATGTGATCATCACCTTGACTGTCTCCCAG GCTCTTGCTGTGACTTGCGTGAACACCTCTGCAAACCACACAATCGAGGCCTTAACAACAAATGTTATGATGACTGTATGTGCACTGAAG GGCTACGCTGTTATGCCAAATTCCACCGGAACCGAAGAGTGACCCGGAGGAAAGGGCGCTGCGTGGAGCCTGAATCGGCCAACGGAGAGCAGGGATCATTCATTAATGTTTAA